Proteins found in one Chaetodon auriga isolate fChaAug3 chromosome 12, fChaAug3.hap1, whole genome shotgun sequence genomic segment:
- the LOC143329507 gene encoding tripartite motif-containing protein 16-like, whose translation MAQKGVQLDRETISCSICLDLLKDPVTIPCGHSYCMKCIKSHWDEEDERKIPSCPQCRQTFTPRPVLVKSTMLAALVEELKKTGLQAAPAGHCYAGPEDVACDFCTGRKLKALKSCLVCLISYCEKHLQPHYESPAFGKHKLVEPSKKLQENICSRHDEVMKMFCRTDQQCICYLCSVDEHKGHDTVSAAAERTERQRELEVSRQDIQQRIQDRQKDVKVLQQEVEAINRSADKAVEDSQKIFSQLIRLMENRSSDVKRQVRSQQEAEVSRVKELEEKLEQEITELKRKDAELKQLSHTEDHTQFLHNYPSLSPLSGPTDSSSINIRPLRSFEDVTAAVSAVRDKLQDVLRDKWTNVLLTVTEVDVLLSAPEPKTRAGFLKYSREITLDPNTAHTQLLLSEGNRKATVMSERQSYSDHPDRFTGWLQVLSRESLTGRCYWEVEWRGRGVYVAVAYKNISRAGSSNESRFGRNDKSWVLDCNNNSYNFWYNKVETPVSGPQSSRVGVYLDHSAGILSFYSVSETMTLLHRVQATFTQPLCAGLQFCYTYRDSAEFCKLRQSEVV comes from the coding sequence ATGGCGCAGAAAGGAGTTCAGCTGGACCGGGAAACAATTTCCTGTTCAATCTGTCTGGATCTACTTAAGGATCCGGTGACTATTCCCTGTGGACACAGCTACTGCATGAAGTGTATTAAATCCCActgggatgaagaggatgagaggaaaatcCCCAGCTGCCCTCAGTGTAGGCAGACCTTCACACCGAGGCCTGTCCTGGTGAAAAGCACCATGTTAGCAGCTTtagtggaggagctgaagaagactggACTCcaagctgctcctgctggtcACTGCTATGCTGGACCTGAAGATGTGGCCTGTGATTTCTGCACTGGGAGGAAACTGAAAGCCCTCAAGTCCTGTCTGGTCTGTCTGATCTCTTACTGTGAGAAACACCTCCAGCCTCATTATGAGTCGCCTGCCTTTGGAAAACATAAGCTGGTGGAGCCCTCCAAGAAGCTCCAGGAGAACATCTGCTCTCGTCACgatgaggtgatgaagatgttctGCCGCACTGATCAGCAGTGTATCTgttatctctgctctgtggatgaACATAAAGGTCACGACacagtctcagctgcagcagaaaggactgagaggcagagagagctggaggtgagtcgacaagacatccagcagagaatccaggacagacagaaagacgtgAAGGTgcttcagcaggaggtggaggctaTCAATCGCTCTGCTGATAAAGCAGTGGAGGACAGCCAGAAGATCTTCAGCCAGCTGATCCGTCTCATGGAGAACAGAAGCTCTGATGTGAAGCGGCAGGTCAGATcccagcaggaagctgaagtgaGTCGAGTCAAAGAGCttgaggagaagctggagcaggagatcactgagctgaagaggaaagatgctgagctgaagcagctctcacacacagaggatcacACCCAGTTTCTACACAACTACCCCTCACTGTCACCACTCAGTGGACCTACAGACTCGTCCAGCATCAATATCCGTCCTCTGAGGTCCTTTGAGGacgtgacagctgctgtgtcagcagtCAGAGACAAACTACAGGACGTTCTGAGGGACAAATGGACAAACGTCTTactgacagtgactgaagtgGATGTTTTACTGTCAGCACCAGAGCCCAAGACCAGAGCTGGATTCTTAAAATATTCACGTGAAATCACACTGgatccaaacacagcacacacacagctgttactATCTGAGGGGAACAGAAAAGCAACAGTAATGAGTGAACGACAGTCTTAttctgatcatccagacagatTCACTGGTTGGTTGCAGGTCCTGAGTAGAGAGAGTCTGACTGGACGTTGTTACTGGGAGGTggagtggagagggagaggagtttATGTAGCAGTCGCATACAAGAATATCAGCAGAGCAGGGAGCTCGAATGAATCTAGATTTGGACGAAATGACAAATCTTGGGTGTTAGATTGTAACAACAACAGTTATAACTTTTGGTACAACAAAGTGGAAACTCCCGTCTCAGGTCCTCAGTCCTCCAGAGTCGGAGTGTACCTGGATCACAGTGCAGGTATTCTGTCCTTCTACAGTGTCTCTGAAACCATGactctcctccacagagtccaggCCACgttcactcagcctctctgtgctggACTTCAGTTTTGTTACACTTACAGAGACTCTGCTGAGTTCTGTAAACTCCGACAGTCAGAAGTCGTTTAA